A genomic stretch from Chitinophaga lutea includes:
- a CDS encoding heavy metal translocating P-type ATPase, producing MQTTTAATQCAHCGEPCSKGEQFCCSGCKMVYELLNEHGLCDYYTLNNRPGTAQRAPVRQDKFAFLDDAQIQQQLIQYRDDQQTHVTFHIPNIHCSSCLWLLENLHRINPGVQQVNVNFTQKEARVVFFQEQTSLREVAETLNSIGYEPYISLQDLQKKKPPVNRRLIYQLGVAGFCFANIMLLSFPEYFSGDNHMDSTMSLVFRYLNLALSLPVFFFSAQPFYSSAWKGLKHGFLNIDVPIVLAIMVTFLRSLTDVLTGAGTGYFDSMTGIVLFMLTGRILQDKTYKGLSFDRDYTAYFPIAVTLVKDKAEIPVQLPDVKAGDTLLIHHQELVPADGILVKGKALIDYSFVTGESAPVAKQMGEIIYAGGRQLEGNMEILTIKEVAQSYLTSLWNRDELQHKQHKASFIHLLGRNFTWIVLFIAAVTTIYWGIYDASKIWPAVTSILIVACPCALLLAASFTNGHILRILSRHRLYLRNAQAIETLADTTHIVFDKTGTLTGKTQASTTWHGRTLSVAEKNAIGALASQSQHPASRTVLAYCGKPDDTSVQRFSEETGRGLQGWAQRMHVQMGSAGYTGAKEKNGSQVHVNINGDYAGYFLLSHTFRAGIGDMLHALPYPLTLLSGDHDGDAPRLREMMGSQADLRFRQQPHDKLDYIIALQQQGKQVLMIGDGLNDAGALKQSNTGISLTENSNNFTPASDGILEAEQLRKLPAFIRLCKVNKRIILISFAMSVLYNITGLFFAVQGLLSPLTAAILMPASSISIIVLTYGLSEWAGRRLLSDDYHRRA from the coding sequence ATGCAAACAACCACTGCCGCCACCCAATGCGCCCACTGCGGCGAGCCTTGTTCAAAAGGGGAACAGTTCTGCTGTTCGGGTTGCAAAATGGTGTACGAACTGCTGAACGAGCACGGCCTGTGTGATTATTACACCCTGAACAACCGTCCCGGTACGGCCCAGAGGGCTCCGGTGCGGCAGGACAAATTTGCATTCCTCGACGACGCGCAGATACAACAGCAGCTGATCCAGTACCGGGACGATCAGCAGACGCATGTCACTTTCCACATTCCCAACATCCATTGCAGTTCCTGCCTCTGGCTGCTGGAAAACCTGCACCGCATCAACCCGGGCGTACAACAGGTGAATGTGAATTTCACGCAGAAAGAAGCGCGCGTTGTTTTCTTCCAGGAACAGACCTCCCTGCGGGAAGTAGCCGAAACGCTCAACAGCATCGGCTACGAGCCGTATATCAGCCTGCAGGATCTGCAGAAGAAAAAACCGCCGGTGAACCGCCGCCTCATTTACCAGCTGGGCGTGGCGGGCTTTTGTTTCGCCAACATCATGCTGCTCAGCTTCCCGGAATATTTTTCGGGCGATAACCATATGGACAGCACGATGAGCCTCGTGTTCCGGTATCTCAACCTCGCACTCTCTCTGCCGGTGTTCTTTTTCAGTGCGCAACCTTTTTACAGTTCCGCCTGGAAAGGCCTTAAACACGGCTTCCTCAATATCGACGTACCCATCGTGCTCGCTATCATGGTTACGTTCCTGCGAAGCCTTACCGACGTGCTGACCGGCGCAGGCACCGGCTATTTCGACTCGATGACGGGCATCGTGCTGTTCATGCTCACCGGCCGCATTCTGCAGGATAAAACTTATAAAGGGCTGTCGTTCGACCGCGACTACACCGCTTATTTCCCCATCGCCGTGACGCTGGTGAAAGACAAGGCGGAAATCCCCGTGCAGTTGCCCGATGTGAAAGCCGGCGACACACTGCTGATACACCACCAGGAACTGGTGCCGGCAGACGGCATTCTGGTAAAAGGCAAAGCATTGATCGACTATAGTTTTGTAACGGGCGAATCCGCGCCGGTGGCCAAACAGATGGGCGAGATCATATATGCTGGCGGCCGGCAGCTGGAGGGAAACATGGAAATACTCACCATCAAGGAGGTGGCCCAGAGTTATCTTACCAGCCTGTGGAACCGCGACGAATTGCAGCATAAACAGCACAAAGCCTCATTCATTCACCTGCTGGGCAGGAACTTCACCTGGATCGTTCTGTTCATCGCCGCCGTCACCACTATTTACTGGGGCATTTATGATGCATCGAAAATATGGCCGGCCGTTACGTCTATCCTGATCGTGGCCTGCCCTTGCGCATTGTTGCTGGCCGCCTCTTTCACCAACGGCCACATCCTCCGCATCCTCAGCCGCCACCGGCTGTACCTGCGGAATGCGCAGGCCATCGAAACACTGGCAGACACCACGCATATCGTATTCGATAAAACCGGTACGCTTACCGGCAAAACGCAGGCCAGCACCACCTGGCACGGCCGCACGCTTTCCGTGGCCGAAAAAAACGCCATCGGCGCACTGGCCAGTCAGAGCCAGCACCCCGCCAGCCGCACCGTACTGGCGTATTGCGGAAAACCCGATGACACTTCGGTGCAGCGGTTCTCGGAAGAAACCGGGCGCGGCTTGCAAGGCTGGGCGCAGCGGATGCATGTGCAGATGGGCAGCGCCGGGTACACCGGTGCGAAAGAAAAAAACGGTAGCCAGGTGCACGTGAATATCAACGGCGACTACGCAGGGTATTTCCTGCTGTCACACACCTTCCGTGCCGGCATCGGCGATATGCTGCATGCCCTTCCCTATCCGCTCACCCTTCTTTCCGGCGACCACGACGGCGATGCGCCCCGCCTCCGGGAAATGATGGGATCGCAGGCCGATCTGCGCTTCCGCCAGCAACCGCACGACAAGCTCGATTATATCATCGCCCTGCAGCAGCAGGGCAAACAGGTGCTGATGATCGGAGACGGGCTGAACGACGCCGGCGCGCTCAAACAAAGCAACACCGGCATTTCCCTCACGGAAAACAGTAACAACTTCACCCCCGCCAGCGACGGCATCCTGGAAGCGGAGCAGCTGCGCAAACTGCCGGCCTTCATCCGGCTCTGCAAAGTCAATAAACGAATCATTCTCATCAGCTTCGCCATGTCGGTGCTCTACAATATCACCGGGCTGTTCTTTGCCGTGCAGGGACTGCTGTCGCCCCTCACCGCCGCCATCCTGATGCCGGCCAGCTCCATCAGCATCATTGTGCTGACCTACGGGCTGAGCGAATGGGCCGGCAGGAGGTTATTGAGTGATGACTATCATCGGCGCGCTTGA
- the icd gene encoding NADP-dependent isocitrate dehydrogenase, with product MPAEKIQMINGQIKVPAHPIIPFIIGDGIGPDIWRASVRVFDAAVEKAYGGTRKIEWKEVLAGEKAFQETGEWLPKTTLDALKEYLVSIKGPLTTPVGGGIRSLNVAMRQELDLYACVRPVRWFNKVPSPVKRPDKVDMVIFRENTEDIYAGIEYMYGTEGANKLLKFLQEELGVKQIRFPETSSLGIKPVSKEGTERLVRAAIRYAIEHKRPTVSLVHKGNIMKFTEGGFKNWGYELAAREFGDYVYTWEQWEKTKKEKGEDEANREIKVAQAHNKIIINDVIADNFLQQILLAPQDYSVIATLNLNGDYISDALAAAVGGIGIAPGGNINYATGHAVFEATHGTAPRFANTDTMNPSSVILSGVMMLEYMGWKEAADIIVEGLSTAIMRKRVTIDFYKLMDDATLVKCSEFADEIIKQL from the coding sequence ATGCCGGCAGAAAAAATTCAGATGATTAACGGGCAGATCAAGGTCCCTGCCCATCCCATTATTCCGTTTATTATTGGCGACGGCATTGGTCCGGATATCTGGCGTGCCAGTGTAAGGGTATTTGATGCGGCCGTGGAAAAAGCCTACGGCGGTACGCGGAAAATCGAATGGAAGGAAGTACTGGCGGGCGAAAAGGCTTTCCAGGAAACCGGCGAATGGCTCCCGAAAACCACGCTCGACGCGTTGAAGGAGTACCTGGTATCGATCAAAGGCCCCCTCACCACCCCGGTAGGCGGCGGCATCCGCTCCCTGAACGTGGCCATGCGCCAGGAGCTGGACCTCTACGCCTGTGTGCGCCCGGTACGCTGGTTCAACAAAGTGCCCTCTCCCGTTAAACGCCCCGATAAGGTGGATATGGTGATTTTCCGCGAAAACACGGAAGACATCTATGCCGGCATCGAATACATGTATGGCACCGAAGGCGCCAACAAACTCCTGAAATTCCTGCAGGAAGAGCTGGGTGTGAAGCAGATCCGCTTCCCCGAAACGTCTTCACTGGGTATCAAACCCGTGAGCAAGGAAGGTACGGAACGCCTCGTGCGCGCGGCCATCAGGTACGCTATCGAGCACAAACGCCCCACCGTGAGCCTGGTGCACAAAGGCAACATCATGAAATTCACCGAGGGCGGTTTCAAAAACTGGGGGTACGAACTCGCCGCCCGCGAATTCGGCGACTACGTGTACACCTGGGAACAATGGGAAAAAACCAAAAAGGAAAAAGGCGAAGACGAAGCCAACCGCGAAATCAAGGTAGCGCAGGCCCACAATAAGATCATCATCAACGATGTGATCGCCGACAACTTCCTCCAGCAGATACTGCTCGCCCCGCAGGACTACTCCGTGATCGCCACGCTCAACCTGAACGGCGACTACATTTCCGACGCACTGGCGGCCGCAGTAGGCGGCATCGGCATCGCACCCGGCGGCAACATCAACTACGCCACCGGCCACGCCGTATTCGAAGCCACACACGGTACCGCGCCCCGCTTCGCCAACACGGACACCATGAACCCCTCTTCCGTGATCCTCTCCGGCGTGATGATGCTGGAATACATGGGCTGGAAAGAAGCGGCAGATATCATCGTGGAAGGCCTCAGCACCGCCATTATGCGCAAAAGGGTGACCATCGACTTCTACAAACTGATGGACGACGCCACACTCGTAAAATGCAGCGAGTTCGCCGACGAAATCATCAAACAGCTTTAA
- a CDS encoding TlpA disulfide reductase family protein, with amino-acid sequence MKKSHFLPALLLMPALASAQTQFTVKGKVGQHNTPAKVFLRYPQDGKLVSDSADLVNGTFQFTGTVAEPVNATLLLRHTPADSRAAMNAESVKLYLESGVVNVESADSMKFAKVKGGPVNADSKALQTALEPNEQKFKALDAEYYAKPEAERKDKDFIASLQEKGKGYFEERKAILKKFFETNNKSVVALNALKEYAGGAPEYGDIQPLFAKLAPAVRDGKSGKAYAEQLERIKAVSIGAVAPAFTQNDPEGKPVSLASFRGKYVLIDFWASWCGPCRAENPHVVKAYNEYKDKNFTILGVSLDQPDAKDKWLKAIADDNLTWTQVSDLAFWDNAAAKLYAVRSIPQNFLIDPNGVIIGKNLRGEGLTKKLQEVIK; translated from the coding sequence ATGAAAAAAAGCCATTTTCTCCCCGCGCTGCTGCTGATGCCCGCGCTGGCGAGCGCACAAACCCAGTTCACCGTTAAAGGCAAAGTAGGGCAGCACAATACGCCCGCCAAAGTTTTCCTCCGCTACCCGCAGGACGGCAAGCTGGTAAGCGACTCTGCCGACCTGGTGAACGGTACCTTCCAGTTTACCGGCACCGTTGCCGAACCGGTCAATGCTACCCTGCTCCTCCGTCACACTCCCGCCGATTCACGTGCGGCCATGAATGCGGAGAGCGTTAAGCTCTACCTCGAAAGCGGTGTAGTGAATGTAGAAAGCGCCGATTCAATGAAATTCGCCAAGGTGAAAGGCGGTCCGGTGAATGCAGACAGCAAAGCGCTGCAAACCGCCCTGGAACCGAACGAGCAGAAGTTCAAAGCGCTGGATGCCGAATACTATGCAAAACCCGAAGCGGAACGTAAAGACAAAGATTTCATCGCTTCCCTGCAGGAAAAAGGCAAAGGTTATTTCGAAGAGCGGAAAGCCATCCTGAAGAAATTTTTCGAAACGAACAACAAATCCGTAGTGGCGCTGAATGCACTGAAAGAATACGCCGGCGGCGCACCGGAATACGGCGACATACAACCGCTGTTCGCCAAACTCGCCCCGGCCGTTCGTGACGGCAAAAGCGGCAAGGCGTATGCAGAACAGCTGGAAAGAATCAAAGCGGTATCCATCGGCGCCGTGGCGCCTGCCTTCACACAAAACGACCCCGAAGGCAAACCCGTATCGCTGGCTTCCTTCCGCGGCAAATATGTGCTGATCGACTTCTGGGCCAGCTGGTGCGGCCCCTGCCGTGCTGAAAACCCGCACGTGGTGAAAGCGTATAACGAATACAAAGACAAAAACTTCACCATCCTCGGCGTTTCGCTCGACCAGCCGGATGCCAAAGACAAATGGCTGAAAGCGATCGCGGACGATAACCTCACCTGGACGCAGGTATCCGACCTGGCTTTCTGGGACAATGCTGCCGCCAAACTCTATGCGGTACGTTCCATCCCGCAGAATTTCCTGATCGACCCGAACGGCGTCATCATCGGTAAAAACCTGAGAGGCGAAGGCCTGACCAAAAAACTGCAGGAAGTAATCAAGTAG
- the ccoS gene encoding cbb3-type cytochrome oxidase assembly protein CcoS — MSVIILLLGASLVVALFFLGAFIWSVKDGQYEDDFSPAHRMLFDDKTDNE; from the coding sequence ATGAGCGTGATCATACTCCTGCTGGGCGCGAGCCTGGTCGTTGCGCTGTTTTTTCTGGGCGCTTTTATCTGGTCTGTGAAAGACGGGCAGTACGAAGACGATTTTTCTCCCGCGCACCGCATGTTATTTGACGACAAAACCGACAACGAATAA
- a CDS encoding LiaF transmembrane domain-containing protein, whose translation MNSYNRHPDNRSNGILGGVVVLIIGVAFLLRKLDLHLPHWVFSWPMLLILIGFIMGLKNKFQGAGWFILTFIGTIFLINDILPFSWQLQRFFWPIVLIVIGVVMIGRSASRNRRYNDIIAGSSSTASPEDFLQSTTIFSGTNKVVLSKNFKGGNVTTMFGGTELNFMQADIQGEVILDVTTMFGSIELVVPSHWDVKIDVNTVFGGIEDKRMVVPASVDKVLVLRGSCTFGGVELKSF comes from the coding sequence ATGAACAGCTATAATCGTCATCCTGATAACAGAAGTAATGGCATCCTGGGTGGGGTAGTGGTACTGATCATCGGTGTCGCTTTCCTGCTCCGCAAGCTCGACCTGCATTTGCCGCACTGGGTGTTTTCATGGCCGATGCTGCTGATACTGATCGGTTTCATCATGGGCCTCAAAAACAAATTCCAGGGGGCGGGCTGGTTCATCCTGACGTTCATCGGTACGATATTCCTGATCAACGATATCCTGCCGTTTTCCTGGCAGTTGCAACGGTTCTTCTGGCCCATCGTGCTGATCGTGATCGGTGTGGTGATGATCGGGCGGTCTGCCAGCCGCAACCGGCGGTATAACGATATCATCGCCGGCAGCAGCTCCACCGCCAGCCCGGAAGATTTTTTACAGAGCACCACCATTTTCAGCGGCACCAATAAAGTAGTGCTGTCGAAAAACTTCAAAGGCGGCAATGTGACCACCATGTTCGGCGGCACGGAGCTGAATTTCATGCAGGCCGATATCCAGGGCGAAGTCATCCTCGACGTCACCACGATGTTCGGTAGCATTGAACTGGTTGTGCCCTCGCACTGGGACGTGAAAATAGACGTGAATACCGTGTTCGGGGGAATTGAAGACAAACGGATGGTAGTGCCTGCGTCCGTCGATAAAGTACTGGTGCTGCGAGGTTCCTGTACGTTCGGCGGGGTCGAACTCAAAAGCTTTTAA
- a CDS encoding NADP-dependent isocitrate dehydrogenase, which translates to MSQKIKVANPVVELDGDEMTRIIWKFIKDKLIIPYLDLDIKYFDLGMEHRDATNDQVTIDAANAIKQYNVGIKCATITPDEQRVEEFKLKQMWKSPNGTIRNILDGTVFREPIVMKNVPRLVPNWTAPICIGRHAFGDQYRATDFVVKGKGKLTIKFEGENGEVIEHEVYQFKGDGVALAMYNTDESIRGFARACFNQALLKKWPLYLSTKNTILKKYDGRFKDIFEETYQKEFKAEFDKAGLTYEHRLIDDMVASALKWNGNFVWACKNYDGDVQSDTVAQGFGSLGLMTSTLVTPDGKTMEAEAAHGTVTRHYRDHQAGKPTSTNPIASIFAWTRGLEFRGKLDNNQELINFCQALEQVCIETVESGKMTKDLAVCIHGNKVEHGKHYLYTEEFLEALDTALKAKLNK; encoded by the coding sequence ATGTCACAAAAAATCAAAGTTGCAAACCCTGTGGTTGAACTGGATGGCGACGAAATGACGCGAATCATCTGGAAGTTTATTAAGGACAAACTGATCATTCCATATCTCGATTTAGATATCAAATATTTCGATCTCGGCATGGAGCACAGGGATGCCACCAACGACCAGGTAACCATCGACGCCGCCAACGCCATCAAACAATACAATGTAGGCATCAAATGCGCTACCATTACGCCTGACGAGCAACGCGTGGAGGAATTCAAGCTGAAACAGATGTGGAAATCACCGAACGGCACCATCCGTAACATCCTCGATGGCACCGTGTTCCGCGAGCCCATCGTGATGAAGAACGTGCCCCGGCTCGTTCCCAACTGGACGGCGCCCATCTGCATCGGCCGTCACGCGTTCGGCGACCAGTACCGCGCTACCGACTTCGTGGTAAAAGGCAAAGGCAAGCTCACCATCAAATTCGAAGGCGAGAACGGCGAAGTGATCGAGCATGAAGTGTACCAGTTCAAAGGCGACGGCGTTGCCCTGGCCATGTACAACACCGACGAATCCATCCGTGGTTTCGCCCGTGCATGTTTCAACCAGGCGCTGCTGAAAAAATGGCCGCTGTACCTGAGCACCAAAAACACCATCCTGAAAAAGTACGATGGCCGTTTCAAAGATATTTTCGAAGAAACCTACCAGAAAGAATTCAAAGCCGAGTTCGACAAAGCGGGCCTCACTTATGAGCACCGCCTCATCGACGACATGGTGGCCAGCGCCCTGAAATGGAACGGCAACTTTGTGTGGGCCTGTAAAAACTACGATGGCGACGTACAGTCAGACACCGTGGCGCAGGGCTTCGGTTCTCTCGGCCTGATGACCTCCACCCTGGTGACGCCCGATGGCAAAACCATGGAAGCGGAAGCAGCGCACGGTACCGTTACCCGTCACTACCGCGACCACCAGGCGGGCAAACCCACTTCCACCAACCCGATCGCTTCCATTTTCGCATGGACGCGCGGCCTGGAGTTCCGTGGCAAGCTGGACAATAACCAGGAGCTGATCAACTTCTGCCAGGCGCTGGAGCAGGTTTGTATCGAAACCGTGGAAAGCGGCAAGATGACCAAAGACCTCGCGGTTTGTATCCACGGCAACAAAGTGGAGCATGGTAAACACTACCTGTACACCGAGGAGTTCCTGGAAGCGCTGGATACCGCGCTGAAAGCCAAACTGAACAAATAG
- a CDS encoding L,D-transpeptidase family protein codes for MNYLRAGWILLIIIGIAACGRKKGQPKQQQIVQDPRQLNEVVAAQVAERLEYIAGNDGLMEDSVAAFRLSALQYAYAQHQGAAIWSDNGRMHKSVFSLLDWIKNADNYGLPPARYHKAALEGVQQQLDRSRKDAALWAKMDVLLTDAFVKMASDLHYGIAPRDSITLRSDSAYSDTVLAGFLKEALRQGDVSATLQQREPVHTGYVELKEGIQLFKSQYGGKQWDTLPQTYTDTLQFRRLLAMRLMAAGLYDTTGMPATDTAGLKNAVKAFQREFNIYPDGVAGKRTIQTLNKQPEDWLLQAGLNMDRWRKFPDSLPERYLLVNIPAFRLNVMERDTMVLESRVIVGTPRTRTPVLNSVMTNFVLYPYWRVPYSIVFKEMLPQIKKNVGYLAEKNLEVVDHRGNVVSPDTINWSRLSKNYFPYVLRQMDGLDNSLGVMKFNFMNKYSVYLHDTNARGLFSNSNRALSHGCVRVQQWDSLAMYMVRADPRPAIRDSVRTWLDNEQQKQYTMHKRLPIYIRYFTAELRDGKMQFYEDVYGEDKKLMTYFR; via the coding sequence ATGAATTACTTGAGAGCAGGATGGATTTTACTGATCATCATTGGCATCGCGGCCTGTGGCCGTAAAAAAGGACAACCCAAACAGCAGCAAATCGTACAGGATCCGCGTCAGCTGAATGAAGTAGTGGCGGCACAGGTGGCCGAACGCCTGGAATATATTGCCGGTAACGACGGGTTGATGGAAGACAGTGTGGCCGCCTTCCGTTTGTCCGCATTGCAATACGCTTACGCACAACATCAGGGCGCAGCCATCTGGTCGGACAATGGCCGCATGCACAAGTCGGTGTTCAGCCTGCTCGACTGGATCAAAAACGCCGATAACTACGGCCTGCCGCCCGCGCGTTATCACAAAGCCGCGCTCGAGGGTGTTCAGCAGCAACTGGATCGTTCGCGGAAAGATGCCGCGCTCTGGGCGAAAATGGATGTGCTGCTCACCGATGCGTTTGTGAAAATGGCCAGTGACCTGCATTACGGCATCGCGCCGCGAGACAGCATCACCCTGCGCAGCGATTCCGCTTATTCCGACACGGTACTGGCCGGTTTCCTGAAGGAGGCGTTGCGGCAGGGCGACGTGAGCGCCACCCTGCAACAGCGTGAGCCGGTGCATACGGGCTACGTGGAGCTGAAAGAGGGCATCCAGCTGTTTAAATCGCAATACGGCGGCAAACAATGGGACACACTTCCCCAGACATATACCGACACCCTGCAATTCCGCCGCCTGCTCGCCATGAGGCTGATGGCTGCCGGGCTGTACGATACCACCGGCATGCCGGCGACCGATACCGCCGGATTAAAAAACGCGGTGAAAGCATTTCAGCGGGAGTTTAATATTTACCCCGATGGCGTGGCCGGCAAACGCACTATCCAGACGCTGAACAAACAGCCTGAAGACTGGCTGCTGCAGGCGGGCCTCAATATGGACCGCTGGCGGAAGTTCCCCGATTCCCTCCCCGAACGTTATCTGCTCGTCAATATACCCGCCTTCCGCCTGAACGTGATGGAGCGCGATACGATGGTGCTTGAATCGCGCGTGATCGTAGGTACGCCACGCACGCGCACGCCGGTGCTGAACTCGGTCATGACCAACTTTGTGCTGTACCCGTACTGGCGCGTTCCTTACAGCATCGTGTTTAAGGAAATGCTGCCGCAGATCAAAAAGAATGTGGGCTACCTCGCGGAGAAAAACCTCGAGGTAGTGGACCACCGGGGTAACGTAGTGAGTCCCGATACGATCAACTGGAGCAGGCTCAGCAAAAACTATTTTCCATATGTGCTGCGGCAGATGGATGGCCTGGATAATTCGCTCGGTGTGATGAAGTTCAATTTCATGAACAAATACAGCGTATACCTGCACGATACCAATGCCCGCGGGCTTTTCAGCAACTCTAACCGTGCGTTGAGTCATGGCTGCGTGCGGGTGCAACAGTGGGACAGCCTGGCCATGTACATGGTGCGCGCCGATCCCCGGCCCGCTATCCGCGACAGTGTGCGCACCTGGCTCGACAACGAGCAGCAGAAACAATACACCATGCACAAGCGCCTGCCGATTTACATCCGTTATTTCACGGCGGAACTGAGAGACGGGAAGATGCAGTTTTATGAAGACGTGTACGGGGAAGATAAAAAGCTGATGACGTATTTCCGTTAA
- a CDS encoding FAD-binding oxidoreductase gives MEEHIVSILDITPVTHNVKRFTVEKPAGYRFIPGQATDVAVNKPGWEQELRPFTFTALNEWDHLEFTIKIYDDHSGVTHQLGQLQAGDSLRIHDVWGAIQYRGEGTFIAGGAGVTPFIAIFRQLQHEGRVGLNKLIFSNKTREDIILEREFREILGGNFINTLTEEARPGYDHHRIDEVYLRSKIKDFRQPFYLCGPDAMVAGVKDILEKLGGETIVVEL, from the coding sequence ATGGAAGAACATATAGTGTCAATATTAGATATAACTCCCGTTACCCACAATGTGAAACGCTTTACTGTCGAGAAGCCCGCCGGATACCGGTTCATACCGGGGCAGGCGACGGATGTGGCCGTTAACAAACCGGGCTGGGAGCAGGAGCTGCGGCCGTTCACCTTTACCGCGCTCAACGAGTGGGACCACCTGGAGTTCACCATCAAGATTTACGACGACCATTCCGGGGTGACCCACCAGCTGGGGCAGCTGCAGGCGGGCGACAGCCTGCGGATACACGACGTATGGGGCGCCATCCAGTACCGGGGCGAGGGCACGTTCATTGCCGGCGGGGCCGGGGTGACGCCTTTTATCGCCATTTTCCGGCAGCTGCAGCACGAAGGCCGGGTGGGGCTGAACAAACTGATCTTTTCCAATAAGACCCGGGAAGACATCATCCTGGAACGGGAGTTCCGGGAAATACTGGGCGGCAATTTCATCAACACCCTCACCGAAGAGGCCCGGCCGGGCTACGACCATCACCGGATCGACGAGGTGTATCTCCGGTCGAAAATCAAGGACTTCCGCCAGCCCTTCTACCTCTGCGGGCCCGATGCGATGGTGGCCGGGGTGAAAGACATCCTCGAAAAACTCGGCGGGGAAACGATCGTGGTGGAGCTGTAA